A section of the Pectinophora gossypiella chromosome 11, ilPecGoss1.1, whole genome shotgun sequence genome encodes:
- the LOC126370565 gene encoding tropomyosin isoform X6 has product MAASRRQQRRGGECLEAVSQHGGRQCAAGRSAPLVMSASAPHGLGRAPVRRRGHQHHPRLRGDRLPAPATPHAPVSQTHTDPSKQVTLHTQTNDVVPCVNSVTSESQEVTRTNSDDALSNRSPIEDLANIDDDIEFDNRITGAESRDSSDDDFSSREERSAGDGAEVTVLPSDVSDDDPETAELAKLRCTSECTEVLAERENRRRRRCADYPGLAFGSSIFSSDTMMKFSIIKNELQNIKNTALKRAESEVAALNRRIQLLEEDLERSEERLATATAKLAEASQAADESERIRKALENRTNMEDDRVAILEAQLSQAKLIAEESDKKYEEVARKLVLMEQDLERAEERAEQSDCKIVELEEELRVVGNNLKSLEVSEEKATQREETFEGQVKLLDAQLKEAEARAEFAERSVQKLQKEVDRLEDELVAEKEKYKDIGDDLDTAFVELILKE; this is encoded by the exons atgGCTGCCTCACGGCGACAACAGCGCCGCGGTGGAGAATGTTTGGAAGCTGTCAGTCAACATGGCGGCCGCCAGTGTGCGGCCGGACGGAGCGCGCCGCTAGTAATGTCCGCGTCCGCGCCCCACGGCCTCGGGCGCGCCCCCGTTCGGCGCAGGGGGCACCAACACCACCCGCGGCTGCGGGGCGACCGCCTGCCCGCCCCGGCCACCCCACACGCCCCGGTCTCCCAGACACATACGGATCCGTCCAAACAAGTGACCTTACATACCCAAACAAACGATGTTGTGCCTTGTGTCAATAGTGTTACTAGTGAATCTCAAGAAGTGACAAGGACAAATAGTGACGATGCACTTTCGAATCGAAGTCCGATCGAGGACTTAGCCAATATTGATGATGACATCGAATTTGATAATAGAATTACGGGCGCGGAATCGCGTGACAGTTCAGATGATGATTTTTCGAGTAGAGAAGAGCGCTCCGCGGGAGATGGGGCGGAGGTGACCGTACTCCCATCGGATGTATCCGATGACGATCCCGAGACCGCGGAGCTCGCTAAGCTGAGATGTACTAGTGAATGTACAGAAGTTCTTGCTGAAAGGGAAAACCGTCGGAGAAGAAGATGTGCGGATTATCCGGGCCTAGCATTTGGCAGTTCGATTTTTTCGTCGGACACAATGATGAAGTTTTCAATCATCAAGAATGAGTTGCAGAATATCAAGAACACTGCACTGAAAAGG GCCGAGTCCGAAGTGGCTGCCCTGAACCGACGCATCCAACTGCTGGAGGAAGACCTGGAGAGGTCCGAGGAGCGTCTCGCCACCGCCACCGCCAAGTTGGCTGAGGCCAGCCAGGCCGCCGATGAGTCCGAACG AATACGCAAGGCGTTGGAGAACCGGACCAACATGGAAGATGACCGCGTGGCGATCCTCGAGGCACAACTCTCCCAGGCCAAGCTTATTGCCGAGGAGTCCGACAAGAAATACGAGGAG GTGGCGCGCAAACTCGTGCTGATGGAGCAAGACTTGGAGAGAGCCGAAGAACGCGCCGAGCAGAGCGATTG CAAAATCGTCGAGCTTGAGGAGGAGCTCCGCGTTGTTGGCAACAACCTGAAGTCCCTGGAAGTCTCCGAGGAGAAG GCAACACAAAGGGAAGAGACGTTCGAGGGTCAAGTCAAACTGCTCGACGCACAACTGAAAGAG GCTGAAGCCCGTGCTGAGTTCGCTGAACGCTCCGTGCAGAAACTCCAGAAGGAGGTCGACAGGCTTGAAG ATGAACTTGTCGCCGAGAAGGAGAAGTACAAGGACATCGGAGACGATCTCGACACCGCCTTCGTGGAACTCATCCTCAAGGAATAA
- the LOC126370565 gene encoding tropomyosin isoform X2 — protein sequence MAASRRQQRRGGECLEAVSQHGGRQCAAGRSAPLVMSASAPHGLGRAPVRRRGHQHHPRLRGDRLPAPATPHAPVSQTHTDPSKQVTLHTQTNDVVPCVNSVTSESQEVTRTNSDDALSNRSPIEDLANIDDDIEFDNRITGAESRDSSDDDFSSREERSAGDGAEVTVLPSDVSDDDPETAELAKLRCTSECTEVLAERENRRRRRCADYPGLAFGSSIFSSDTMMKFSIIKNELQNIKNTALKRAESEVAALNRRIQLLEEDLERSEERLATATAKLAEASQAADESERIRKALENRTNMEDDRVAILEAQLSQAKLIAEESDKKYEEVARKLAMVEADLERAEERAEAGESKIVELEEELRVVGNNLKSLEVSEEKANQREEEYKNQIKTLTTRLKEAEARAEFAERSVQKLQKEVDRLEDELVAEKEKYKDIGDDLDTAFVELILKE from the exons atgGCTGCCTCACGGCGACAACAGCGCCGCGGTGGAGAATGTTTGGAAGCTGTCAGTCAACATGGCGGCCGCCAGTGTGCGGCCGGACGGAGCGCGCCGCTAGTAATGTCCGCGTCCGCGCCCCACGGCCTCGGGCGCGCCCCCGTTCGGCGCAGGGGGCACCAACACCACCCGCGGCTGCGGGGCGACCGCCTGCCCGCCCCGGCCACCCCACACGCCCCGGTCTCCCAGACACATACGGATCCGTCCAAACAAGTGACCTTACATACCCAAACAAACGATGTTGTGCCTTGTGTCAATAGTGTTACTAGTGAATCTCAAGAAGTGACAAGGACAAATAGTGACGATGCACTTTCGAATCGAAGTCCGATCGAGGACTTAGCCAATATTGATGATGACATCGAATTTGATAATAGAATTACGGGCGCGGAATCGCGTGACAGTTCAGATGATGATTTTTCGAGTAGAGAAGAGCGCTCCGCGGGAGATGGGGCGGAGGTGACCGTACTCCCATCGGATGTATCCGATGACGATCCCGAGACCGCGGAGCTCGCTAAGCTGAGATGTACTAGTGAATGTACAGAAGTTCTTGCTGAAAGGGAAAACCGTCGGAGAAGAAGATGTGCGGATTATCCGGGCCTAGCATTTGGCAGTTCGATTTTTTCGTCGGACACAATGATGAAGTTTTCAATCATCAAGAATGAGTTGCAGAATATCAAGAACACTGCACTGAAAAGG GCCGAGTCCGAAGTGGCTGCCCTGAACCGACGCATCCAACTGCTGGAGGAAGACCTGGAGAGGTCCGAGGAGCGTCTCGCCACCGCCACCGCCAAGTTGGCTGAGGCCAGCCAGGCCGCCGATGAGTCCGAACG AATACGCAAGGCGTTGGAGAACCGGACCAACATGGAAGATGACCGCGTGGCGATCCTCGAGGCACAACTCTCCCAGGCCAAGCTTATTGCCGAGGAGTCCGACAAGAAATACGAGGAG GTTGCTCGTAAGCTGGCCATGGTTGAGGCTGACCTGGAGCGCGCGGAGGAGCGTGCTGAAGCCGGCGAATC CAAAATCGTCGAGCTTGAGGAGGAGCTCCGCGTTGTTGGCAACAACCTGAAGTCCCTGGAAGTCTCCGAGGAGAAG GCCAACCAACGTGAGGAGGAGTACAAAAATCAGATCAAAACCCTCACCACCCGCCTAAAGGAG GCTGAAGCCCGTGCTGAGTTCGCTGAACGCTCCGTGCAGAAACTCCAGAAGGAGGTCGACAGGCTTGAAG ATGAACTTGTCGCCGAGAAGGAGAAGTACAAGGACATCGGAGACGATCTCGACACCGCCTTCGTGGAACTCATCCTCAAGGAATAA
- the LOC126370565 gene encoding tropomyosin isoform X7 has product MAASRRQQRRGGECLEAVSQHGGRQCAAGRSAPLVMSASAPHGLGRAPVRRRGHQHHPRLRGDRLPAPATPHAPVSQTHTDPSKQVTLHTQTNDVVPCVNSVTSESQEVTRTNSDDALSNRSPIEDLANIDDDIEFDNRITGAESRDSSDDDFSSREERSAGDGAEVTVLPSDVSDDDPETAELAKLRCTSECTEVLAERENRRRRRCADYPGLAFGSSIFSSDTMMKFSIIKNELQNIKNTALKRAESEVAALNRRIQLLEEDLERSEERLATATAKLAEASQAADESERIRKALENRTNMEDDRVAILEAQLSQAKLIAEESDKKYEEVARKLVLMEQDLERAEERAEQSDCKIVELEEELRVVGNNLKSLEVSEEKAMASREHVEDKIHSLTQKLTQAEARAEFAERSVQKLQKEVDRLEDELVAEKEKYKDIGDDLDTAFVELILKE; this is encoded by the exons atgGCTGCCTCACGGCGACAACAGCGCCGCGGTGGAGAATGTTTGGAAGCTGTCAGTCAACATGGCGGCCGCCAGTGTGCGGCCGGACGGAGCGCGCCGCTAGTAATGTCCGCGTCCGCGCCCCACGGCCTCGGGCGCGCCCCCGTTCGGCGCAGGGGGCACCAACACCACCCGCGGCTGCGGGGCGACCGCCTGCCCGCCCCGGCCACCCCACACGCCCCGGTCTCCCAGACACATACGGATCCGTCCAAACAAGTGACCTTACATACCCAAACAAACGATGTTGTGCCTTGTGTCAATAGTGTTACTAGTGAATCTCAAGAAGTGACAAGGACAAATAGTGACGATGCACTTTCGAATCGAAGTCCGATCGAGGACTTAGCCAATATTGATGATGACATCGAATTTGATAATAGAATTACGGGCGCGGAATCGCGTGACAGTTCAGATGATGATTTTTCGAGTAGAGAAGAGCGCTCCGCGGGAGATGGGGCGGAGGTGACCGTACTCCCATCGGATGTATCCGATGACGATCCCGAGACCGCGGAGCTCGCTAAGCTGAGATGTACTAGTGAATGTACAGAAGTTCTTGCTGAAAGGGAAAACCGTCGGAGAAGAAGATGTGCGGATTATCCGGGCCTAGCATTTGGCAGTTCGATTTTTTCGTCGGACACAATGATGAAGTTTTCAATCATCAAGAATGAGTTGCAGAATATCAAGAACACTGCACTGAAAAGG GCCGAGTCCGAAGTGGCTGCCCTGAACCGACGCATCCAACTGCTGGAGGAAGACCTGGAGAGGTCCGAGGAGCGTCTCGCCACCGCCACCGCCAAGTTGGCTGAGGCCAGCCAGGCCGCCGATGAGTCCGAACG AATACGCAAGGCGTTGGAGAACCGGACCAACATGGAAGATGACCGCGTGGCGATCCTCGAGGCACAACTCTCCCAGGCCAAGCTTATTGCCGAGGAGTCCGACAAGAAATACGAGGAG GTGGCGCGCAAACTCGTGCTGATGGAGCAAGACTTGGAGAGAGCCGAAGAACGCGCCGAGCAGAGCGATTG CAAAATCGTCGAGCTTGAGGAGGAGCTCCGCGTTGTTGGCAACAACCTGAAGTCCCTGGAAGTCTCCGAGGAGAAG GCGATGGCGAGCCGCGAGCACGTCGAGGATAAGATCCACAGCCTGACGCAGAAGCTCACGCAA GCTGAAGCCCGTGCTGAGTTCGCTGAACGCTCCGTGCAGAAACTCCAGAAGGAGGTCGACAGGCTTGAAG ATGAACTTGTCGCCGAGAAGGAGAAGTACAAGGACATCGGAGACGATCTCGACACCGCCTTCGTGGAACTCATCCTCAAGGAATAA
- the LOC126370565 gene encoding tropomyosin isoform X1, with product MAASRRQQRRGGECLEAVSQHGGRQCAAGRSAPLVMSASAPHGLGRAPVRRRGHQHHPRLRGDRLPAPATPHAPVSQTHTDPSKQVTLHTQTNDVVPCVNSVTSESQEVTRTNSDDALSNRSPIEDLANIDDDIEFDNRITGAESRDSSDDDFSSREERSAGDGAEVTVLPSDVSDDDPETAELAKLRCTSECTEVLAERENRRRRRCADYPGLAFGSSIFSSDTMMKFSIIKNELQNIKNTALKRAESEVAALNRRIQLLEEDLERSEERLATATAKLAEASQAADESERARKVLENRSLADEERMDALENQLKEARFLAEEADKKYDEVARKLAMVEADLERAEERAEAGESKIVELEEELRVVGNNLKSLEVSEEKANQREEEYKNQIKTLTTRLKEAEARAEFAERSVQKLQKEVDRLEDELVAEKEKYKDIGDDLDTAFVELILKE from the exons atgGCTGCCTCACGGCGACAACAGCGCCGCGGTGGAGAATGTTTGGAAGCTGTCAGTCAACATGGCGGCCGCCAGTGTGCGGCCGGACGGAGCGCGCCGCTAGTAATGTCCGCGTCCGCGCCCCACGGCCTCGGGCGCGCCCCCGTTCGGCGCAGGGGGCACCAACACCACCCGCGGCTGCGGGGCGACCGCCTGCCCGCCCCGGCCACCCCACACGCCCCGGTCTCCCAGACACATACGGATCCGTCCAAACAAGTGACCTTACATACCCAAACAAACGATGTTGTGCCTTGTGTCAATAGTGTTACTAGTGAATCTCAAGAAGTGACAAGGACAAATAGTGACGATGCACTTTCGAATCGAAGTCCGATCGAGGACTTAGCCAATATTGATGATGACATCGAATTTGATAATAGAATTACGGGCGCGGAATCGCGTGACAGTTCAGATGATGATTTTTCGAGTAGAGAAGAGCGCTCCGCGGGAGATGGGGCGGAGGTGACCGTACTCCCATCGGATGTATCCGATGACGATCCCGAGACCGCGGAGCTCGCTAAGCTGAGATGTACTAGTGAATGTACAGAAGTTCTTGCTGAAAGGGAAAACCGTCGGAGAAGAAGATGTGCGGATTATCCGGGCCTAGCATTTGGCAGTTCGATTTTTTCGTCGGACACAATGATGAAGTTTTCAATCATCAAGAATGAGTTGCAGAATATCAAGAACACTGCACTGAAAAGG GCCGAGTCCGAAGTGGCTGCCCTGAACCGACGCATCCAACTGCTGGAGGAAGACCTGGAGAGGTCCGAGGAGCGTCTCGCCACCGCCACCGCCAAGTTGGCTGAGGCCAGCCAGGCCGCCGATGAGTCCGAACG TGCCCGCAAGGTGCTCGAGAACAGGTCGTTGGCCGATGAGGAGCGTATGGACGCCCTGGAGAACCAGCTGAAGGAGGCCCGCTTCTTGGCTGAGGAGGCCGACAAGAAATACGATGAG GTTGCTCGTAAGCTGGCCATGGTTGAGGCTGACCTGGAGCGCGCGGAGGAGCGTGCTGAAGCCGGCGAATC CAAAATCGTCGAGCTTGAGGAGGAGCTCCGCGTTGTTGGCAACAACCTGAAGTCCCTGGAAGTCTCCGAGGAGAAG GCCAACCAACGTGAGGAGGAGTACAAAAATCAGATCAAAACCCTCACCACCCGCCTAAAGGAG GCTGAAGCCCGTGCTGAGTTCGCTGAACGCTCCGTGCAGAAACTCCAGAAGGAGGTCGACAGGCTTGAAG ATGAACTTGTCGCCGAGAAGGAGAAGTACAAGGACATCGGAGACGATCTCGACACCGCCTTCGTGGAACTCATCCTCAAGGAATAA
- the LOC126370565 gene encoding tropomyosin isoform X3 yields MAASRRQQRRGGECLEAVSQHGGRQCAAGRSAPLVMSASAPHGLGRAPVRRRGHQHHPRLRGDRLPAPATPHAPVSQTHTDPSKQVTLHTQTNDVVPCVNSVTSESQEVTRTNSDDALSNRSPIEDLANIDDDIEFDNRITGAESRDSSDDDFSSREERSAGDGAEVTVLPSDVSDDDPETAELAKLRCTSECTEVLAERENRRRRRCADYPGLAFGSSIFSSDTMMKFSIIKNELQNIKNTALKRAESEVAALNRRIQLLEEDLERSEERLATATAKLAEASQAADESERARKVLENRSLADEERMDALENQLKEARFLAEEADKKYDEVARKLAMVEADLERAEERAEAGESKIVELEEELRVVGNNLKSLEVSEEKATQREETFEGQVKLLDAQLKEAEARAEFAERSVQKLQKEVDRLEDELVAEKEKYKDIGDDLDTAFVELILKE; encoded by the exons atgGCTGCCTCACGGCGACAACAGCGCCGCGGTGGAGAATGTTTGGAAGCTGTCAGTCAACATGGCGGCCGCCAGTGTGCGGCCGGACGGAGCGCGCCGCTAGTAATGTCCGCGTCCGCGCCCCACGGCCTCGGGCGCGCCCCCGTTCGGCGCAGGGGGCACCAACACCACCCGCGGCTGCGGGGCGACCGCCTGCCCGCCCCGGCCACCCCACACGCCCCGGTCTCCCAGACACATACGGATCCGTCCAAACAAGTGACCTTACATACCCAAACAAACGATGTTGTGCCTTGTGTCAATAGTGTTACTAGTGAATCTCAAGAAGTGACAAGGACAAATAGTGACGATGCACTTTCGAATCGAAGTCCGATCGAGGACTTAGCCAATATTGATGATGACATCGAATTTGATAATAGAATTACGGGCGCGGAATCGCGTGACAGTTCAGATGATGATTTTTCGAGTAGAGAAGAGCGCTCCGCGGGAGATGGGGCGGAGGTGACCGTACTCCCATCGGATGTATCCGATGACGATCCCGAGACCGCGGAGCTCGCTAAGCTGAGATGTACTAGTGAATGTACAGAAGTTCTTGCTGAAAGGGAAAACCGTCGGAGAAGAAGATGTGCGGATTATCCGGGCCTAGCATTTGGCAGTTCGATTTTTTCGTCGGACACAATGATGAAGTTTTCAATCATCAAGAATGAGTTGCAGAATATCAAGAACACTGCACTGAAAAGG GCCGAGTCCGAAGTGGCTGCCCTGAACCGACGCATCCAACTGCTGGAGGAAGACCTGGAGAGGTCCGAGGAGCGTCTCGCCACCGCCACCGCCAAGTTGGCTGAGGCCAGCCAGGCCGCCGATGAGTCCGAACG TGCCCGCAAGGTGCTCGAGAACAGGTCGTTGGCCGATGAGGAGCGTATGGACGCCCTGGAGAACCAGCTGAAGGAGGCCCGCTTCTTGGCTGAGGAGGCCGACAAGAAATACGATGAG GTTGCTCGTAAGCTGGCCATGGTTGAGGCTGACCTGGAGCGCGCGGAGGAGCGTGCTGAAGCCGGCGAATC CAAAATCGTCGAGCTTGAGGAGGAGCTCCGCGTTGTTGGCAACAACCTGAAGTCCCTGGAAGTCTCCGAGGAGAAG GCAACACAAAGGGAAGAGACGTTCGAGGGTCAAGTCAAACTGCTCGACGCACAACTGAAAGAG GCTGAAGCCCGTGCTGAGTTCGCTGAACGCTCCGTGCAGAAACTCCAGAAGGAGGTCGACAGGCTTGAAG ATGAACTTGTCGCCGAGAAGGAGAAGTACAAGGACATCGGAGACGATCTCGACACCGCCTTCGTGGAACTCATCCTCAAGGAATAA
- the LOC126370565 gene encoding tropomyosin isoform X4 produces the protein MAASRRQQRRGGECLEAVSQHGGRQCAAGRSAPLVMSASAPHGLGRAPVRRRGHQHHPRLRGDRLPAPATPHAPVSQTHTDPSKQVTLHTQTNDVVPCVNSVTSESQEVTRTNSDDALSNRSPIEDLANIDDDIEFDNRITGAESRDSSDDDFSSREERSAGDGAEVTVLPSDVSDDDPETAELAKLRCTSECTEVLAERENRRRRRCADYPGLAFGSSIFSSDTMMKFSIIKNELQNIKNTALKRAESEVAALNRRIQLLEEDLERSEERLATATAKLAEASQAADESERARKVLENRSLADEERMDALENQLKEARFLAEEADKKYDEVARKLAMVEADLERAEERAEAGESKIVELEEELRVVGNNLKSLEVSEEKAMASREHVEDKIHSLTQKLTQAEARAEFAERSVQKLQKEVDRLEDELVAEKEKYKDIGDDLDTAFVELILKE, from the exons atgGCTGCCTCACGGCGACAACAGCGCCGCGGTGGAGAATGTTTGGAAGCTGTCAGTCAACATGGCGGCCGCCAGTGTGCGGCCGGACGGAGCGCGCCGCTAGTAATGTCCGCGTCCGCGCCCCACGGCCTCGGGCGCGCCCCCGTTCGGCGCAGGGGGCACCAACACCACCCGCGGCTGCGGGGCGACCGCCTGCCCGCCCCGGCCACCCCACACGCCCCGGTCTCCCAGACACATACGGATCCGTCCAAACAAGTGACCTTACATACCCAAACAAACGATGTTGTGCCTTGTGTCAATAGTGTTACTAGTGAATCTCAAGAAGTGACAAGGACAAATAGTGACGATGCACTTTCGAATCGAAGTCCGATCGAGGACTTAGCCAATATTGATGATGACATCGAATTTGATAATAGAATTACGGGCGCGGAATCGCGTGACAGTTCAGATGATGATTTTTCGAGTAGAGAAGAGCGCTCCGCGGGAGATGGGGCGGAGGTGACCGTACTCCCATCGGATGTATCCGATGACGATCCCGAGACCGCGGAGCTCGCTAAGCTGAGATGTACTAGTGAATGTACAGAAGTTCTTGCTGAAAGGGAAAACCGTCGGAGAAGAAGATGTGCGGATTATCCGGGCCTAGCATTTGGCAGTTCGATTTTTTCGTCGGACACAATGATGAAGTTTTCAATCATCAAGAATGAGTTGCAGAATATCAAGAACACTGCACTGAAAAGG GCCGAGTCCGAAGTGGCTGCCCTGAACCGACGCATCCAACTGCTGGAGGAAGACCTGGAGAGGTCCGAGGAGCGTCTCGCCACCGCCACCGCCAAGTTGGCTGAGGCCAGCCAGGCCGCCGATGAGTCCGAACG TGCCCGCAAGGTGCTCGAGAACAGGTCGTTGGCCGATGAGGAGCGTATGGACGCCCTGGAGAACCAGCTGAAGGAGGCCCGCTTCTTGGCTGAGGAGGCCGACAAGAAATACGATGAG GTTGCTCGTAAGCTGGCCATGGTTGAGGCTGACCTGGAGCGCGCGGAGGAGCGTGCTGAAGCCGGCGAATC CAAAATCGTCGAGCTTGAGGAGGAGCTCCGCGTTGTTGGCAACAACCTGAAGTCCCTGGAAGTCTCCGAGGAGAAG GCGATGGCGAGCCGCGAGCACGTCGAGGATAAGATCCACAGCCTGACGCAGAAGCTCACGCAA GCTGAAGCCCGTGCTGAGTTCGCTGAACGCTCCGTGCAGAAACTCCAGAAGGAGGTCGACAGGCTTGAAG ATGAACTTGTCGCCGAGAAGGAGAAGTACAAGGACATCGGAGACGATCTCGACACCGCCTTCGTGGAACTCATCCTCAAGGAATAA
- the LOC126370565 gene encoding tropomyosin isoform X8 — protein MAASRRQQRRGGECLEAVSQHGGRQCAAGRSAPLVMSASAPHGLGRAPVRRRGHQHHPRLRGDRLPAPATPHAPVSQTHTDPSKQVTLHTQTNDVVPCVNSVTSESQEVTRTNSDDALSNRSPIEDLANIDDDIEFDNRITGAESRDSSDDDFSSREERSAGDGAEVTVLPSDVSDDDPETAELAKLRCTSECTEVLAERENRRRRRCADYPGLAFGSSIFSSDTMMKFSIIKNELQNIKNTALKRAESEVAALNRRIQLLEEDLERSEERLATATAKLAEASQAADESERARKVLENRSLADEERMDALENQLKEARFLAEEADKKYDEVARKLAMVEADLERAEERAEAGESKIVELEEELRVVGNNLKSLEVSEEKANQREEEYKNQIKTLTTRLKEAEARAEFAERSVQKLQKEVDRLEDDLVAEREKSKLLQEEMEATLHDIQNM, from the exons atgGCTGCCTCACGGCGACAACAGCGCCGCGGTGGAGAATGTTTGGAAGCTGTCAGTCAACATGGCGGCCGCCAGTGTGCGGCCGGACGGAGCGCGCCGCTAGTAATGTCCGCGTCCGCGCCCCACGGCCTCGGGCGCGCCCCCGTTCGGCGCAGGGGGCACCAACACCACCCGCGGCTGCGGGGCGACCGCCTGCCCGCCCCGGCCACCCCACACGCCCCGGTCTCCCAGACACATACGGATCCGTCCAAACAAGTGACCTTACATACCCAAACAAACGATGTTGTGCCTTGTGTCAATAGTGTTACTAGTGAATCTCAAGAAGTGACAAGGACAAATAGTGACGATGCACTTTCGAATCGAAGTCCGATCGAGGACTTAGCCAATATTGATGATGACATCGAATTTGATAATAGAATTACGGGCGCGGAATCGCGTGACAGTTCAGATGATGATTTTTCGAGTAGAGAAGAGCGCTCCGCGGGAGATGGGGCGGAGGTGACCGTACTCCCATCGGATGTATCCGATGACGATCCCGAGACCGCGGAGCTCGCTAAGCTGAGATGTACTAGTGAATGTACAGAAGTTCTTGCTGAAAGGGAAAACCGTCGGAGAAGAAGATGTGCGGATTATCCGGGCCTAGCATTTGGCAGTTCGATTTTTTCGTCGGACACAATGATGAAGTTTTCAATCATCAAGAATGAGTTGCAGAATATCAAGAACACTGCACTGAAAAGG GCCGAGTCCGAAGTGGCTGCCCTGAACCGACGCATCCAACTGCTGGAGGAAGACCTGGAGAGGTCCGAGGAGCGTCTCGCCACCGCCACCGCCAAGTTGGCTGAGGCCAGCCAGGCCGCCGATGAGTCCGAACG TGCCCGCAAGGTGCTCGAGAACAGGTCGTTGGCCGATGAGGAGCGTATGGACGCCCTGGAGAACCAGCTGAAGGAGGCCCGCTTCTTGGCTGAGGAGGCCGACAAGAAATACGATGAG GTTGCTCGTAAGCTGGCCATGGTTGAGGCTGACCTGGAGCGCGCGGAGGAGCGTGCTGAAGCCGGCGAATC CAAAATCGTCGAGCTTGAGGAGGAGCTCCGCGTTGTTGGCAACAACCTGAAGTCCCTGGAAGTCTCCGAGGAGAAG GCCAACCAACGTGAGGAGGAGTACAAAAATCAGATCAAAACCCTCACCACCCGCCTAAAGGAG GCTGAAGCCCGTGCTGAGTTCGCTGAACGCTCCGTGCAGAAACTCCAGAAGGAGGTCGACAGGCTTGAAG ACGACCTGGTTGCCGAGCGCGAAAAGAGCAAACTCCTGCAAGAGGAGATGGAAGCCACGCTCCACGACATCCAGAACATGTGA
- the LOC126370565 gene encoding tropomyosin isoform X9: MAASRRQQRRGGECLEAVSQHGGRQCAAGRSAPLVMSASAPHGLGRAPVRRRGHQHHPRLRGDRLPAPATPHAPVSQTHTDPSKQVTLHTQTNDVVPCVNSVTSESQEVTRTNSDDALSNRSPIEDLANIDDDIEFDNRITGAESRDSSDDDFSSREERSAGDGAEVTVLPSDVSDDDPETAELAKLRCTSECTEVLAERENRRRRRCADYPGLAFGSSIFSSDTMMKFSIIKNELQNIKNTALKRAESEVAALNRRIQLLEEDLERSEERLATATAKLAEASQAADESERARKVLENRSLADEERMDALENQLKEARFLAEEADKKYDEVARKLAMVEADLERAEERAEAGESKIVELEEELRVVGNNLKSLEVSEEKATQREETFEGQVKLLDAQLKEAEARAEFAERSVQKLQKEVDRLEDDLVAEREKSKLLQEEMEATLHDIQNM; this comes from the exons atgGCTGCCTCACGGCGACAACAGCGCCGCGGTGGAGAATGTTTGGAAGCTGTCAGTCAACATGGCGGCCGCCAGTGTGCGGCCGGACGGAGCGCGCCGCTAGTAATGTCCGCGTCCGCGCCCCACGGCCTCGGGCGCGCCCCCGTTCGGCGCAGGGGGCACCAACACCACCCGCGGCTGCGGGGCGACCGCCTGCCCGCCCCGGCCACCCCACACGCCCCGGTCTCCCAGACACATACGGATCCGTCCAAACAAGTGACCTTACATACCCAAACAAACGATGTTGTGCCTTGTGTCAATAGTGTTACTAGTGAATCTCAAGAAGTGACAAGGACAAATAGTGACGATGCACTTTCGAATCGAAGTCCGATCGAGGACTTAGCCAATATTGATGATGACATCGAATTTGATAATAGAATTACGGGCGCGGAATCGCGTGACAGTTCAGATGATGATTTTTCGAGTAGAGAAGAGCGCTCCGCGGGAGATGGGGCGGAGGTGACCGTACTCCCATCGGATGTATCCGATGACGATCCCGAGACCGCGGAGCTCGCTAAGCTGAGATGTACTAGTGAATGTACAGAAGTTCTTGCTGAAAGGGAAAACCGTCGGAGAAGAAGATGTGCGGATTATCCGGGCCTAGCATTTGGCAGTTCGATTTTTTCGTCGGACACAATGATGAAGTTTTCAATCATCAAGAATGAGTTGCAGAATATCAAGAACACTGCACTGAAAAGG GCCGAGTCCGAAGTGGCTGCCCTGAACCGACGCATCCAACTGCTGGAGGAAGACCTGGAGAGGTCCGAGGAGCGTCTCGCCACCGCCACCGCCAAGTTGGCTGAGGCCAGCCAGGCCGCCGATGAGTCCGAACG TGCCCGCAAGGTGCTCGAGAACAGGTCGTTGGCCGATGAGGAGCGTATGGACGCCCTGGAGAACCAGCTGAAGGAGGCCCGCTTCTTGGCTGAGGAGGCCGACAAGAAATACGATGAG GTTGCTCGTAAGCTGGCCATGGTTGAGGCTGACCTGGAGCGCGCGGAGGAGCGTGCTGAAGCCGGCGAATC CAAAATCGTCGAGCTTGAGGAGGAGCTCCGCGTTGTTGGCAACAACCTGAAGTCCCTGGAAGTCTCCGAGGAGAAG GCAACACAAAGGGAAGAGACGTTCGAGGGTCAAGTCAAACTGCTCGACGCACAACTGAAAGAG GCTGAAGCCCGTGCTGAGTTCGCTGAACGCTCCGTGCAGAAACTCCAGAAGGAGGTCGACAGGCTTGAAG ACGACCTGGTTGCCGAGCGCGAAAAGAGCAAACTCCTGCAAGAGGAGATGGAAGCCACGCTCCACGACATCCAGAACATGTGA